The proteins below come from a single Garra rufa chromosome 25, GarRuf1.0, whole genome shotgun sequence genomic window:
- the far1 gene encoding fatty acyl-CoA reductase 1 isoform X1, protein MVTIPEYYEGKNVLITGATGFMGKVLLEKLLRSCPGVKAAYVLVRPKAGQAPDARIADMINCKLFDRLREEQPNFAEKIVAVNSDLTQPDLDLSTEDQETLTGCINILFHCAATIRFNEPLKDAMQLNVLATQKMVNLAHRMKHLEVFIHVSTAYAHCDRELIEEVVYPPPVDYKKLIDTLEWMDDKLVSLMTPKLLGERPNTYTFTKALAEHLVQQECGNLNVAIVRPSIVGASWKEPFPGWIDNFNGPSGIFIAAGKGILRTMRASNNAVADLVPVDVVINTTLAAAWYSGSQRHARPRSMLVYNCTTGGINPFHWGEVEYHVISTFKRNPLEQAFRRPNVNLTTNHLINQYWIAVSHKAPAFLYDLFLRMSGREPRMMKTITRLHKAMMVLEYFTSHSWVWNTDNVAMLMNQMGSEDKKVFNVDVRQLHWAEYMENYCMGTKKYVLNEELSGLPAARKHLNKLRNIRYTFNTILVVLIWRIFIARSQMARNIWYFVVSLCFKFLSYFRASSTMRY, encoded by the exons ATGGTCACCATTCCAGAGTACTACGAGGGGAAAAATGTTCTCATCACAGGGGCCACAGGCTTTATGGGGAAAGTACTTCTGGAGAAGCTGCTACGCTCTTGTCCCGGTGTCAAAGCTGCCTATGTGCTCGTCCGTCCCAAAGCAGGACAGGCACCCGATGCACGTATTGCTGACATGATCAACTGCAAG CTTTTTGACAGACTGCGAGAGGAGCAGCCCAATTTCGCAGAGAAAATCGTGGCGGTCAACAGCGACCTGACGCAGCCAGATCTGGACCTGAGCACAGAAGACCAGGAGACCCTAACGGGCTGCATTAACATATTGTTTCACTGCGCCGCCACTATCCGCTTCAACGAGCCTCTGAA AGATGCCATGCAGTTGAATGTGCTAGCCACGCAGAAGATGGTTAACTTGGCTCACAGAATGAAGCATTTGGAGGTGTTTATCCACGTGTCCACAGCCTACGCCCACTGTGACCGAGAGCTCATTGAAGAGGTGGTCTATCCACCACCTGTCGATTACAAGAAACTTATAGACACACTTGA GTGGATGGACGACAAACTCGTCTCCTTAATGACACCAAAGCTGTTAGGTGAGCGGCCTAACACATACACGTTCACTAAAGCCTTGGCAGAACACCTTGTCCAGCAGGAGTGTGGAAACCTCAACGTCGCCATCGTCAGGCCCTCTATCGTAGGAGCCAGCTGGAAGGAGCCGTTCCCC GGCTGGATTGATAATTTCAATGGGCCGAGTGGGATATTCATCGCT GCAGGGAAGGGGATTCTACGAACAATGAGGGCTTCAAATAACGCTGTCGCTGACCTCGTGCCAGTCGATGTGGTCATAAACACCACTTTGGCCGCTGCCTGGTATTCCGGTTCCCAGAGACATGCCAG GCCGAGAAGTATGTTGGTGTACAACTGTACGACGGGCGGGATCAATCCATTTCACTGGGGTGAAGTTG AGTACCATGTTATATCCACTTTCAAGAGGAACCCCCTCGAGCAGGCCTTCAGGCGGCCAAATGTAAATCTCACAACCAATCACCTTATCAATCAGTACTGGATTGCTGTAAGCCACAAGGCGCCAGCATTCTTATACGATCTCTTCCTCAGGATGTCAGGAAGAGAGCCCAG GATGATGAAGACAATCACTCGGTTGCACAAGGCCATGATGGTGCTGGAGTACTTCACGAGCCACTCGTGGGTGTGGAACACGGATAACGTCGCCATGCTCATGAACCAGATGGGATCTGAGGACAAGAAG GTATTTAATGTTGACGTCAGGCAGTTACACTGGGCAGAATACATGGAGAATTACTGCATGGGCACTAAGAAGTATGTTCTTAATGAAGAGTTGTCAGGACTCCCAGCAGCACGTAAACACTTGAACAA GCTGCGGAACATCCGCTACACCTTCAACACCATCTTGGTCGTCTTAATCTGGCGCATTTTCATCGCCCGTTCGCAGATGGCCAGAAACATCTGGTACTTCGTCGTCAGCTTGTGCTTCAAGTTTCTCTCCTATTTCAGAGCTTCCAGCACCATGAGATACTGA
- the far1 gene encoding fatty acyl-CoA reductase 1 isoform X2 — protein MVTIPEYYEGKNVLITGATGFMGKVLLEKLLRSCPGVKAAYVLVRPKAGQAPDARIADMINCKLFDRLREEQPNFAEKIVAVNSDLTQPDLDLSTEDQETLTGCINILFHCAATIRFNEPLKDAMQLNVLATQKMVNLAHRMKHLEVFIHVSTAYAHCDRELIEEVVYPPPVDYKKLIDTLEWMDDKLVSLMTPKLLGERPNTYTFTKALAEHLVQQECGNLNVAIVRPSIVGASWKEPFPGWIDNFNGPSGIFIAAGKGILRTMRASNNAVADLVPVDVVINTTLAAAWYSGSQRHARPRSMLVYNCTTGGINPFHWGEVEYCINMTFKTNPLEQAFRRPNVNLRSNPFTNQYWTTVSHTLPALLYDGFLMLTGQKPRMMKTITRLHKAMMVLEYFTSHSWVWNTDNVAMLMNQMGSEDKKVFNVDVRQLHWAEYMENYCMGTKKYVLNEELSGLPAARKHLNKLRNIRYTFNTILVVLIWRIFIARSQMARNIWYFVVSLCFKFLSYFRASSTMRY, from the exons ATGGTCACCATTCCAGAGTACTACGAGGGGAAAAATGTTCTCATCACAGGGGCCACAGGCTTTATGGGGAAAGTACTTCTGGAGAAGCTGCTACGCTCTTGTCCCGGTGTCAAAGCTGCCTATGTGCTCGTCCGTCCCAAAGCAGGACAGGCACCCGATGCACGTATTGCTGACATGATCAACTGCAAG CTTTTTGACAGACTGCGAGAGGAGCAGCCCAATTTCGCAGAGAAAATCGTGGCGGTCAACAGCGACCTGACGCAGCCAGATCTGGACCTGAGCACAGAAGACCAGGAGACCCTAACGGGCTGCATTAACATATTGTTTCACTGCGCCGCCACTATCCGCTTCAACGAGCCTCTGAA AGATGCCATGCAGTTGAATGTGCTAGCCACGCAGAAGATGGTTAACTTGGCTCACAGAATGAAGCATTTGGAGGTGTTTATCCACGTGTCCACAGCCTACGCCCACTGTGACCGAGAGCTCATTGAAGAGGTGGTCTATCCACCACCTGTCGATTACAAGAAACTTATAGACACACTTGA GTGGATGGACGACAAACTCGTCTCCTTAATGACACCAAAGCTGTTAGGTGAGCGGCCTAACACATACACGTTCACTAAAGCCTTGGCAGAACACCTTGTCCAGCAGGAGTGTGGAAACCTCAACGTCGCCATCGTCAGGCCCTCTATCGTAGGAGCCAGCTGGAAGGAGCCGTTCCCC GGCTGGATTGATAATTTCAATGGGCCGAGTGGGATATTCATCGCT GCAGGGAAGGGGATTCTACGAACAATGAGGGCTTCAAATAACGCTGTCGCTGACCTCGTGCCAGTCGATGTGGTCATAAACACCACTTTGGCCGCTGCCTGGTATTCCGGTTCCCAGAGACATGCCAG GCCGAGAAGTATGTTGGTGTACAACTGTACGACGGGCGGGATCAATCCATTTCACTGGGGTGAAGTTG AGTACTGCATAAACATGACGTTCAAGACCAACCCCTTAGAACAGGCTTTCAGACGCCCCAATGTTAACCTGCGATCCAACCCTTTTACCAATCAGTACTGGACCACAGTGAGTCACACCCTTCCTGCCCTGCTGTATGACGGGTTTCTCATGTTGACGGGTCAGAAGCCCCG GATGATGAAGACAATCACTCGGTTGCACAAGGCCATGATGGTGCTGGAGTACTTCACGAGCCACTCGTGGGTGTGGAACACGGATAACGTCGCCATGCTCATGAACCAGATGGGATCTGAGGACAAGAAG GTATTTAATGTTGACGTCAGGCAGTTACACTGGGCAGAATACATGGAGAATTACTGCATGGGCACTAAGAAGTATGTTCTTAATGAAGAGTTGTCAGGACTCCCAGCAGCACGTAAACACTTGAACAA GCTGCGGAACATCCGCTACACCTTCAACACCATCTTGGTCGTCTTAATCTGGCGCATTTTCATCGCCCGTTCGCAGATGGCCAGAAACATCTGGTACTTCGTCGTCAGCTTGTGCTTCAAGTTTCTCTCCTATTTCAGAGCTTCCAGCACCATGAGATACTGA
- the dkk3b gene encoding dickkopf-related protein 3b produces the protein MLKFVILSLCVGFVVGSSVHRGGHLDITETLEEHVAQGQTTLNEMFREVETLMEDTQQKLEEAVHEMENESSKSLLHGRNFPDNFHNETTTEIKIGNRTFQLIERIDKETDNKTGKTHFSRTLIQNTERWNEVDHECMIDEDCGDGSFCLYEIITSKCVPCQTTNMECTKDVECCGDQLCVWGVCAQNRTKGQSGTICQYQSDCSPQHCCAFHKALLFPVCRPKPQEGQGCHNHPNQLMDLLLWDEEGPLEHCPCATGLHCEPLKNKSVCVDERNFSGERNGN, from the exons ATGCTGAAATTTGTGATATTATCCCTTTGTGTGGGCTTTGTGGTGGGCAGCTCAGTTCACAGAGGGGGTCATCTGGACATCACCGAGACCCTGGAGGAGCATGTGGCGCAGGGACAAACCACTTTAAACGAGATGTTCAGGGAAGTGGAGACACTGATGGAGGACACGCAGCAAAAACTAGAAGAGGCTGTTCACGAG atggAAAATGAGTCTTCAAAATCACTGTTACATGGACGCAACTTTCCTGACAATTTTCACAATGAAACCACAACAGAGATCAAGATTGGAAATCGGACTTTTCAGCTGATAGAGAGAATCGACAaa GAAACGGATAATAAGACTGGAAAGACTCATTTTTCCAGAACTCTCATCCAGAACACTGAACGGTGGAATGAAGTAGATCAC GAGTGCATGATTGATGAGGACTGTGGAGACGGGAGCTTCTGCCTGTATGAGATCATCACCTCCAAATGCGTCCCATGCCAGACAACTAATATG GAGTGCACAAAGGACGTGGAGTGTTGTGGAGATCAGCTGTGTGTGTGGGGTGTTTGCGCTCAGAACAGAACCAAAGGACAATCTGGAACCATCTGCCAGTACCAGAGCGACTGCAGTCCTCAACACTGCTGCGCCTTTCACAAAG CCCTGCTCTTCCCTGTTTGCCGCCCCAAGCCACAGGAAGGCCAGGGCTGCCACAATCACCCCAATCAGCTGATGGATCTGTTACTGTGGGATGAGGAGGGGCCGCTGGAGCACTGCCCCTGTGCAACAGGACTGCACTGCGAGCCACTCAA GAATAAATCAGTGTGTGTGGATGAGAGGAACTTTTCTGGTGAAAGAAATGGAAACTGA